The proteins below are encoded in one region of Paenibacillus albus:
- a CDS encoding PaaI family thioesterase, with product MNEKEQEVPRPRDELSRLNQLAEAAKPTFWGYLGCELVHASPGKCGISLQVRPEHLNLAHIVHGGVLASLLDNAMGLVVILECPGEKTVTTQLNVHYLQSAGQGEIRCEAVLIHKSRRTLTLQGSIVDNNGELLAWGSGTFRRVT from the coding sequence ATGAACGAGAAGGAACAGGAGGTCCCCCGTCCCCGTGATGAGCTATCTCGGCTGAACCAGCTTGCGGAAGCCGCGAAGCCGACGTTCTGGGGCTATCTCGGCTGCGAGCTGGTTCATGCTTCACCTGGCAAATGCGGCATCTCGCTGCAGGTGAGGCCGGAGCATCTCAATCTCGCGCATATCGTGCATGGCGGCGTGCTGGCGTCGCTGCTCGATAACGCGATGGGGCTCGTCGTTATTTTGGAATGTCCGGGGGAGAAGACCGTTACGACGCAGCTTAATGTGCATTATTTGCAAAGTGCAGGACAAGGCGAGATCCGCTGCGAAGCGGTCCTTATCCATAAATCTAGGCGAACGCTCACATTGCAAGGCAGTATTGTCGATAATAATGGTGAGTTACTGGCTTGGGGAAGCGGAACATTCCGCCGAGTAACTTAA
- a CDS encoding long-chain-fatty-acid--CoA ligase encodes MDQAQASPWFRNYPGEVPNTLDIPNISISDLLLQTAAKFPSNEALHFYGKRTTYRELLAAANRMAAGLQAVGIGKGDRVAIMLPNCPQTVIAYYGVLLAGAVAVMTNPLYVERELTHQLKDSGARCIITLDLLYPRLARVRGEAPEEGPVPQLRTVLITSIQDELPFPKNMLYPIKQRRAGHNPSIPYGKHGVTRYTSFLSKAPKLPAEAAVNPESDTAQLQYTGGTTGLAKGVILTHRNLVANVLQCSAWFYRVDEGKERFLAALPLFHVFGLTSLMNLSILKAGSLILLPRFEVLTVLQTIRKLKPTVFPGAPTMYIALLNHPDVKKYDLSSIKVCVSGSSPLPLEVQTKFEALTGGRLIEGYGLTEASPVTHVNPIWTKRRIGSIGLPLPNTEARIADMETGEDVPEGEIGELLVRGPQVMKGYWNNEAATEASFRGEWLRTGDLAQVDRDGFFAIVDRIKDIIIASGFNVYPREIEEVLYEHPGVRDACVIGVKDEYRGETVKAYVVLRKDVHVSAMQLDRWCRDRLAVFKVPHLYEFRTELPMSMIGKVLRRKLQEEETNEREGTGGPPSP; translated from the coding sequence ATGGATCAGGCGCAAGCAAGTCCATGGTTTCGAAATTATCCCGGCGAAGTGCCGAATACGCTCGATATTCCGAATATCAGCATCAGTGATCTGCTGCTTCAGACGGCAGCCAAATTCCCGAGTAACGAAGCGCTGCACTTCTATGGCAAGCGAACAACGTACCGCGAGCTGCTGGCTGCTGCGAATCGTATGGCAGCTGGCTTGCAAGCGGTTGGCATTGGCAAGGGCGACCGTGTCGCGATCATGCTGCCGAACTGCCCGCAGACCGTCATCGCTTACTACGGCGTCCTGCTCGCAGGCGCGGTTGCCGTTATGACGAATCCGCTCTATGTCGAGCGGGAGCTGACGCATCAGCTGAAGGACAGCGGCGCGCGCTGCATCATTACGCTGGATTTGCTCTATCCGCGGCTGGCGCGGGTGCGCGGCGAGGCGCCGGAGGAAGGTCCGGTGCCGCAGCTGCGCACCGTGCTCATCACGTCCATTCAGGATGAGCTCCCTTTTCCGAAAAATATGCTCTATCCGATCAAGCAGCGGCGCGCCGGCCATAATCCAAGTATTCCGTACGGCAAGCATGGCGTCACCCGCTACACTTCTTTTCTATCCAAAGCCCCGAAGCTGCCAGCTGAAGCAGCGGTCAACCCGGAGTCCGATACGGCGCAGCTGCAGTATACCGGCGGAACGACCGGACTTGCGAAGGGCGTCATCCTCACGCACCGAAATTTAGTCGCCAATGTGCTGCAGTGCTCTGCTTGGTTCTATCGCGTGGATGAAGGCAAGGAGCGTTTTTTGGCTGCACTGCCGCTCTTCCACGTCTTTGGTTTAACCTCACTTATGAATTTATCTATACTAAAGGCAGGCTCCCTTATCCTCCTTCCCCGATTTGAAGTTCTAACCGTTCTCCAGACGATTCGCAAGCTGAAGCCGACTGTCTTCCCCGGAGCCCCAACGATGTATATCGCCCTGCTCAATCATCCTGATGTGAAGAAATATGATCTCTCTTCGATAAAAGTTTGCGTCAGCGGCTCGTCACCGCTGCCGCTTGAGGTGCAGACGAAGTTTGAAGCGTTGACCGGAGGCAGGCTCATTGAAGGTTACGGCCTAACGGAGGCATCACCTGTGACTCATGTGAATCCGATCTGGACAAAACGGCGGATCGGCTCCATTGGATTGCCGCTGCCGAACACAGAGGCGCGAATAGCGGATATGGAGACAGGCGAGGATGTGCCGGAGGGCGAGATCGGCGAGCTTCTCGTTCGAGGACCTCAGGTGATGAAGGGCTATTGGAACAATGAGGCAGCAACGGAGGCGTCATTCCGAGGAGAATGGCTTCGCACGGGGGATTTGGCACAGGTTGATCGCGACGGTTTCTTTGCGATTGTAGATCGTATTAAGGACATTATTATCGCAAGTGGATTTAATGTTTACCCGCGTGAAATCGAAGAAGTGCTCTATGAGCATCCAGGTGTCCGCGACGCCTGCGTGATCGGGGTGAAGGATGAGTATCGCGGAGAGACGGTCAAGGCTTATGTCGTGCTGCGCAAAGATGTGCATGTATCGGCGATGCAGCTGGATCGCTGGTGCCGCGACCGCCTTGCTGTCTTTAAAGTGCCGCATCTCTATGAATTCCGAACGGAGCTGCCGATGTCGATGATCGGGAAGGTACTGCGGCGCAAGCTGCAGGAGGAGGAAACGAATGAACGAGAAGGAACAGGAGGTCCCCCGTCCCCGTGA
- a CDS encoding acyl-CoA dehydrogenase family protein, with translation MAQNNRWGGRFVVEDITPDAIVTPEDFTDEQRMIADAARAFLAGEVRPRDAEIEALNYELTTQLLRKAGDLGLLGADVPEAYGGLGLDKVSSTLLAETFSEASSFALSIGAHVGIGTLPIVFFGTPEQKQRYLPDLATAKRIAAYCLTEPASGSDALGARTTARLSPDGKHYILNGSKLYITNSGFADVFIVYAKVNGDHFTAFIVERGYPGFSIGPEEHKMGIKGSSTCPIFFEDTPVPVENVLGEIGKGHLIAFNILNIGRFKLAAGCVGGAKETIGLSSKYANQRKQFGRSISSFPLIGAKLADMNIATYVLESMVYRTAGWIDALLQESEAEGGTDENAGARAAKAISEYALECSINKVFATEVLDHVADEGVQIHGGYGYIREYKVERIYRDSRINRIFEGTNEINRMLIPGTLMKKALKGELPLLRKARALQAELLQPMPLPSFDEPLSKETYRVQQAKKIFLAVGGLAVQKYGLALEQQQEVLCLLADMMIQVFAMESASLRTRKMLQKADPAAAARIKNATEMTVVFVQEAMERVERYAKTALSALEEGDSLQTQLSVLKKLTRAPLSDTIALKRGIAARVIRSEQYTL, from the coding sequence ATGGCGCAAAACAATCGTTGGGGCGGGCGCTTCGTGGTGGAGGATATTACGCCGGATGCAATCGTCACGCCGGAGGACTTCACCGATGAGCAGCGGATGATCGCGGATGCGGCGCGCGCTTTTCTCGCGGGTGAGGTACGACCGCGCGATGCGGAAATTGAGGCGCTCAATTATGAGCTCACCACGCAGCTGCTGCGCAAGGCCGGTGACCTCGGCCTGCTAGGCGCGGATGTGCCGGAGGCTTATGGCGGCCTCGGCCTCGACAAAGTGAGCTCGACGCTGCTCGCCGAGACGTTCTCCGAGGCGTCCTCGTTCGCGCTCTCGATCGGCGCGCACGTTGGCATCGGAACGCTGCCAATCGTCTTCTTCGGCACGCCAGAGCAGAAGCAGCGCTACTTGCCGGATCTTGCCACCGCCAAGCGAATCGCTGCGTACTGCCTGACGGAACCGGCATCCGGCTCCGACGCGCTCGGCGCGCGGACGACGGCGCGGCTGTCGCCGGACGGCAAGCATTACATCTTGAACGGCTCTAAGCTGTACATTACGAACTCTGGCTTCGCCGATGTGTTCATCGTGTACGCGAAGGTGAACGGGGACCATTTTACCGCATTCATTGTGGAGCGCGGCTACCCGGGCTTTAGCATCGGACCGGAGGAGCACAAGATGGGCATCAAGGGCTCATCGACCTGCCCAATCTTCTTCGAGGATACGCCGGTGCCTGTGGAGAACGTGCTCGGCGAGATTGGCAAAGGCCATCTTATCGCATTCAACATACTCAATATCGGACGCTTCAAGCTCGCAGCAGGCTGCGTCGGCGGTGCGAAGGAAACGATCGGACTCTCTTCCAAATACGCGAACCAGCGCAAGCAGTTCGGTCGCTCGATCTCCTCTTTTCCGCTCATCGGGGCAAAGCTGGCGGATATGAATATTGCCACCTATGTACTGGAGAGCATGGTGTACCGCACGGCTGGCTGGATCGACGCGCTGCTGCAAGAGAGTGAAGCGGAAGGCGGCACGGACGAGAATGCGGGAGCCCGCGCAGCCAAAGCGATATCCGAATACGCGCTTGAATGCTCGATCAACAAAGTATTCGCAACCGAAGTGCTCGACCACGTTGCGGACGAAGGGGTTCAAATTCACGGCGGCTACGGCTACATTCGCGAATACAAGGTGGAGCGGATTTACCGGGATTCGCGGATTAACCGGATTTTTGAAGGGACGAATGAGATTAACCGAATGCTTATTCCAGGCACGCTCATGAAAAAAGCGCTCAAAGGCGAGCTGCCGCTCCTGCGCAAAGCACGCGCACTCCAAGCGGAGCTGCTGCAGCCGATGCCGCTTCCTTCGTTCGATGAGCCGCTCTCCAAGGAGACGTACCGGGTCCAGCAAGCGAAGAAAATCTTTCTTGCAGTCGGCGGCCTTGCGGTGCAGAAGTATGGGCTCGCGCTCGAACAGCAGCAGGAAGTGCTCTGCCTGCTTGCAGATATGATGATCCAAGTGTTCGCGATGGAAAGCGCCAGCCTCCGCACGCGCAAAATGCTTCAAAAAGCCGATCCGGCCGCCGCGGCCCGCATCAAAAATGCAACTGAAATGACAGTTGTTTTCGTGCAAGAAGCGATGGAACGGGTTGAACGTTACGCGAAGACGGCGCTGTCTGCACTAGAGGAAGGCGATTCGCTCCAAACGCAGCTCTCGGTGCTGAAGAAGCTGACGCGCGCGCCGCTCTCCGATACCATCGCGCTCAAACGCGGCATTGCCGCTCGTGTCATCCGCAGCGAACAGTACACGTTGTAG
- a CDS encoding acetyl-CoA C-acyltransferase, producing MTKANQNHPLDAVIVSAVRTAVGKAKKGSLADTRAEDLGRAVLRAAVDRVPGLAYGDVQDVVIGCAMPEGEQGLNFARIMTLYAGFPVTTPAVTVNRFCASGLQAIAYAAERIRLGEAEVVLAGGVESMSHVPMTGFKLSPHPGIADAMPEVYMGMGHTAEEVARRYGISREAQDAFAAASHAKAAAAQAAGRFSEEIVPLHVQREGVDDNGRPWSRSFVFDSDEGVRADTTPEVLVKLKPSFAREGTVTAGNASQMSDGAAAVVIMSRERAEQLGVKPLAVFRAYSVAGVAPEVMGIGPIEAIPKALARASVGLEQVKLFELNEAFAAQCLPIVQRLGINPELVNVNGGAIALGHPLGCTGTKLSVSLIHELQRRGGGFGMVSMCVGGGMGAAGVFEVPPA from the coding sequence ATGACGAAAGCGAATCAGAACCATCCGCTCGATGCAGTCATTGTGTCGGCGGTTCGAACGGCTGTCGGCAAGGCGAAGAAGGGCAGCCTTGCCGATACGAGAGCCGAAGATTTAGGGCGCGCGGTGCTGCGCGCGGCAGTTGACCGCGTCCCCGGACTTGCATACGGGGATGTGCAGGATGTTGTCATCGGCTGCGCGATGCCCGAAGGGGAGCAAGGCCTTAACTTTGCCCGCATCATGACGCTGTATGCGGGCTTTCCGGTGACGACGCCGGCCGTCACCGTCAATCGGTTTTGCGCCTCCGGCCTGCAGGCGATTGCCTATGCCGCGGAGCGCATCCGGCTCGGCGAGGCGGAAGTCGTGCTCGCCGGAGGCGTCGAAAGCATGAGCCACGTCCCGATGACTGGCTTCAAGCTTTCGCCGCATCCCGGCATCGCCGATGCCATGCCGGAGGTGTACATGGGCATGGGGCATACCGCCGAGGAAGTCGCGAGGCGGTATGGGATTAGCCGCGAAGCGCAGGATGCTTTTGCGGCGGCGAGCCATGCGAAAGCGGCGGCAGCGCAGGCAGCCGGCCGCTTCTCGGAGGAGATCGTTCCGCTGCATGTGCAGCGCGAAGGCGTCGACGACAACGGCCGCCCTTGGTCGCGCAGCTTCGTGTTCGACAGCGACGAAGGCGTGCGCGCCGATACGACGCCGGAGGTGCTCGTGAAGCTGAAGCCATCCTTCGCGCGCGAAGGCACCGTCACCGCGGGCAACGCCTCGCAGATGAGCGACGGCGCGGCGGCCGTCGTCATCATGAGCCGCGAACGAGCGGAGCAGCTCGGCGTGAAGCCGCTCGCGGTGTTCCGCGCGTACAGCGTCGCCGGCGTCGCGCCGGAAGTGATGGGGATCGGCCCGATCGAGGCGATCCCGAAGGCGCTGGCGCGCGCGAGTGTGGGACTCGAACAGGTGAAGCTGTTCGAGCTGAACGAGGCCTTCGCGGCGCAATGCCTGCCGATCGTTCAGCGGCTCGGGATCAACCCCGAGCTCGTGAACGTGAACGGCGGCGCGATCGCGCTTGGCCATCCGCTCGGCTGCACGGGGACGAAGCTCAGCGTCTCCCTGATCCACGAGCTGCAGCGCCGCGGCGGCGGCTTCGGCATGGTCTCCATGTGCGTCGGCGGCGGCATGGGCGCCGCGGGCGTGTTTGAGGTTCCTCCGGCTTAG